GAAGCCAAAGGAAAAGGTGAGGATTAAGAGCAGGTTGGGAGAAGCCGATAAGAACGGCAGCAACGGAAAAAGGCAATTTTGAATCGTAAATGCAAGAATTATCATCAGCACATTAAAAAGTATCCGTCTCATGTTACTCCTTTCCTCTTTCCTGTCCATGCTTTTTGGACATAAAGGTATACCCGCAGGGTGTTACCTCTTATTGAGAAGCACTTTCTGCTGTTTCGGTTTCTGTTTCAGAGGAATTCGTCTCCTGGGGAGCGGTTTCCTCCTGAGAAGCTTCTTCCTTCATCATATCAGCTTTCAGTTTTGTGATAACCAGAACCTCCTGCAGGCTGTCAAACTTTGCTGCCGGAATTAAATACCCTGATTTGGTAACGTTATTGGTATCATTGGTAATGCCGGAGGCATAACCAACCAGGATTCCGGGCAGGAATACGGAGCTGATGTTGGATGTTACGATCTTATCTCCGTCTTTTACATCGCTTTCCTTTAACACGTTGGTGATCCGGAGCCTTCCCTCTTTAAACAGGGTCAAGTCGCCGGCAACGATACAGCTGTTTCCGGACTGCATGGCCATGCCGCTCACACGGCTGGAATCATCAATAATGGAACGGACGGTTGCATAATTCGCTCCCACATCCGTGACAATGCCTACCAGACCGCCTCCTGCCACAACATTCATATCCGGGGCAATCCCATCCTTTGAGCCTTTGTCGATTCGGAATATCTGGAACCAGTTGCTCGAGTCATTGGCAATGACCCTGGCTCCCACCTTTGTATACTGACCATAATCCTGATCCAGGCTGTAAAGCTGGCGAAGCCGTTTTAACTCAAATTCTTCCGCCTGAAGTCTGGTGTTTTCCTCGGTCAGCTGTGTGATGATTTCTTTCATCTCTTTATTTTCATTCAGTGCGTCATGAAGCTTTGTATAATCAATAATTTCATCATAAATGGCCGAACCAACCGCATTGACACCCGATTGCACCGGAATCAGAAAATATCCTACCCCGGTCCTAAGGGGCGTAAGCCATTCGTCATGAATGGAGGTCAACCCGATTAACAGGACACAGAATACTGTTAAGGCAATAAGAACATATTTGCTGCGCTTTGATTCCATCTATAAAATTCCCCGTTCCTTCAAACTGATATAGGAATTATCTCCTATGATAATGTGGTCCAATAACCGGATGCCAACCAGATCTCCTGCTTCCCTTACCCGGCGGGTAAAGTTTAAATCTTCCCTGCTGGGAGACGGATCTCCGCTTGGATGGTTATGAACCAGTACCAGACTTACGGCATGATATTTCATAGCCTCAATGAAAATCTCCCTGGGAGAAACAGCGGATGTGTTCACTGTTCCCTGAGAGATCAAAATGTCCCTTATCAGGGCTCCTTTTGTATTCAGGAGAACGATATAAACCAGCTCCTGTTCTTTATGGCGCATGTCCTCCACAAAGTAATTAACAATATCAAGGGGATTACGGAATAACACCCCATCGGAGCGGGCGGTTCTTTTCCAGATACGTCTGGAAAGCTCTCCCACGCATAAAAGCTGGGCGCCCTTTACGGTCCCGATTCCCTTAACCTGCATAAGTTCCGGCATTGAAAGATGCAAAAGCCCTAAAATACCCTCTTTGGGATAATTTAAGGCCAGTATCTTCTGTGCCAGAGTCAGGGAATTATTCTCCCTGGAACCCGTGCGG
This genomic stretch from Lacrimispora sphenoides harbors:
- the mreC gene encoding rod shape-determining protein MreC codes for the protein MESKRSKYVLIALTVFCVLLIGLTSIHDEWLTPLRTGVGYFLIPVQSGVNAVGSAIYDEIIDYTKLHDALNENKEMKEIITQLTEENTRLQAEEFELKRLRQLYSLDQDYGQYTKVGARVIANDSSNWFQIFRIDKGSKDGIAPDMNVVAGGGLVGIVTDVGANYATVRSIIDDSSRVSGMAMQSGNSCIVAGDLTLFKEGRLRITNVLKESDVKDGDKIVTSNISSVFLPGILVGYASGITNDTNNVTKSGYLIPAAKFDSLQEVLVITKLKADMMKEEASQEETAPQETNSSETETETAESASQ
- the radC gene encoding RadC family protein; this translates as MKRITMKDIPADERPYEKCLKEGPEGLSDAELLSIIIRTGSRENNSLTLAQKILALNYPKEGILGLLHLSMPELMQVKGIGTVKGAQLLCVGELSRRIWKRTARSDGVLFRNPLDIVNYFVEDMRHKEQELVYIVLLNTKGALIRDILISQGTVNTSAVSPREIFIEAMKYHAVSLVLVHNHPSGDPSPSREDLNFTRRVREAGDLVGIRLLDHIIIGDNSYISLKERGIL